One stretch of Thermanaerosceptrum fracticalcis DNA includes these proteins:
- a CDS encoding (Fe-S)-binding protein, whose amino-acid sequence MKHMELVETIMKCNRCAACHDVCPTYKISGDEFSVARGRLRLLRMGLENQINLDGEPELERFVNECLLCKACEVNCPSNVPTTQIISDIRARHTAKKGLPLPKRFLYRGFFSNPRRLNLARKLARLYQKSGAQWLIKQAGIMKESNNLMPEMPNFSVRDNLPFVLKEMPEAKHKVAYFLGCSINQFFSNVGIATIKVLQANDCSVIVPELHCCGAPHQSAGDLEEYKKLARYNLDKLSELDVEAIIVDCATCGAILKEYVELFEEETEYREKAIKIKNLLADISSYLLQLGYSHGEKEIACTVTYHDPCHSVRGLKVSDAPREILKNIPGISFVEMKEADMCCGGAGSYGIFHPDISRKILQRKMNNYQGTGASVLVTSCPACMMQLKYGLKTYGIPGQVKHMVEVLAESYGI is encoded by the coding sequence ATGAAGCATATGGAACTTGTAGAAACAATAATGAAATGTAATCGTTGTGCGGCCTGTCACGATGTTTGCCCCACATATAAAATTTCCGGTGATGAATTCTCAGTAGCACGTGGGCGGCTGCGGTTGCTCCGCATGGGTTTGGAGAACCAAATAAATCTGGACGGGGAACCAGAACTGGAGAGGTTTGTAAACGAATGTCTTCTCTGTAAGGCATGTGAGGTTAATTGTCCTTCTAACGTTCCTACAACACAAATAATAAGTGATATTAGGGCTCGTCATACTGCTAAAAAAGGACTACCTCTGCCAAAGAGATTTTTATACAGAGGATTTTTCTCTAATCCCAGAAGATTAAACCTTGCCCGCAAGTTGGCGCGGTTATATCAAAAGAGTGGCGCCCAGTGGTTAATTAAACAGGCAGGAATTATGAAGGAATCTAATAACTTAATGCCAGAGATGCCTAATTTTAGCGTAAGGGATAATTTACCCTTTGTATTAAAGGAAATGCCTGAAGCAAAGCATAAGGTGGCTTATTTTCTCGGCTGTTCAATAAATCAGTTTTTTAGTAATGTGGGAATCGCTACAATAAAAGTCCTTCAGGCCAATGACTGTTCTGTAATTGTACCGGAATTGCACTGTTGTGGGGCTCCTCACCAGAGTGCTGGCGATCTTGAGGAGTACAAAAAATTGGCCCGTTATAACCTGGATAAGTTATCGGAGCTAGATGTGGAAGCAATTATTGTTGATTGTGCCACTTGTGGGGCCATCCTTAAGGAATATGTGGAACTATTTGAAGAAGAAACTGAATATAGGGAAAAGGCAATTAAGATAAAAAACCTGCTTGCAGACATAAGTTCATACCTTTTACAGCTTGGTTATAGCCATGGAGAGAAAGAAATTGCCTGTACAGTCACTTATCATGATCCTTGTCACAGCGTAAGAGGTTTAAAAGTAAGTGACGCACCCCGGGAAATCCTAAAAAATATTCCAGGAATCTCTTTCGTGGAAATGAAAGAAGCGGATATGTGTTGTGGCGGTGCTGGTTCTTACGGTATCTTCCATCCGGACATCTCCAGGAAGATATTGCAGCGCAAAATGAACAATTACCAGGGAACTGGGGCATCTGTCCTTGTCACTTCCTGTCCTGCTTGCATGATGCAACTAAAATATGGCCTGAAAACCTACGGTATTCCTGGGCAAGTTAAACACATGGTTGAGGTTTTGGCGGAGTCCTACGGCATTTAA
- the panB gene encoding 3-methyl-2-oxobutanoate hydroxymethyltransferase, whose amino-acid sequence MAKKTIHDFNQMVANGEKIVYLTAYDYLTAKMQEKAGVDMILVGDSLGMVSLGYDTTFPVTMDDMIRHCQAVRRGAPNTFIVGDMPYMSYQASDEQAIANAGRFVKEALVDAIKLEGGGPMIASRIKAIQQAGILVMGHIGLTPQFMGQIGGYKAQGRSAGDALKLVNQAKLVEEAGAFSILVEGVPSAVGKAITERAGIPILGIGAGPYTHGQLLIYADMVGFYDNFTPKFVKKYANVGEILTNAFKAYADEVRQGQFPIDGEHTYKMKEEEVKEFLTLLESQK is encoded by the coding sequence ATGGCAAAGAAGACAATTCATGATTTCAATCAAATGGTAGCTAATGGTGAAAAAATTGTATATCTAACAGCATACGACTATTTAACTGCCAAGATGCAGGAAAAAGCCGGTGTGGATATGATTCTAGTGGGCGACTCCTTAGGTATGGTAAGTCTGGGTTATGACACAACTTTCCCTGTAACCATGGATGATATGATCCGCCACTGTCAGGCAGTACGCCGCGGTGCTCCCAATACCTTTATCGTAGGGGATATGCCCTACATGTCATACCAGGCTTCAGATGAGCAAGCCATTGCCAATGCAGGCCGTTTCGTAAAGGAAGCCCTGGTTGATGCTATCAAGCTGGAAGGCGGCGGGCCCATGATCGCCAGCCGCATTAAGGCCATCCAGCAGGCAGGTATTCTCGTAATGGGTCATATCGGTTTAACACCCCAATTTATGGGTCAGATTGGCGGCTATAAAGCCCAGGGCCGCAGTGCTGGAGATGCTTTAAAGCTTGTTAATCAAGCTAAACTGGTAGAAGAAGCGGGAGCTTTCAGTATTCTGGTGGAAGGCGTACCCTCCGCTGTAGGTAAAGCTATAACTGAAAGGGCAGGCATACCTATCCTTGGTATTGGTGCAGGACCTTACACCCACGGCCAGCTCCTGATCTATGCGGACATGGTAGGCTTTTATGATAACTTCACCCCCAAGTTTGTTAAGAAGTATGCCAATGTAGGCGAGATATTAACAAACGCCTTTAAGGCCTATGCCGATGAGGTCCGTCAAGGCCAGTTTCCCATCGATGGTGAACACACCTACAAGATGAAGGAAGAGGAAGTAAAAGAATTTTTAACACTGCTTGAGAGTCAGAAATAA
- a CDS encoding formate--tetrahydrofolate ligase — MTFKSDIEIAQEAKPQVINEIAEKLNINPEYVENYGKYKAKIDYNILSQMKDKPDAKLILVTAINPTPAGEGKTTTTVGLGDALSYIGKKTVIALREPSLGPVFGVKGGAAGGGYAQVIPMEDINLHFTGDLHAIGAANNLIAAMLDNHIYQGNELDIDVRRITWKRCLDMNDRQLRFLVNGLGGKANGVPREDGFDITVASEIMAILCLSNDLEDLKKRVEKIIIGYNRKGEPVTAGDIKAQGAVAALLKDALKPNLVQTLEHTPAFIHGGPFANIAHGCNSVMATKMAMKLGDYVVTEAGFGADLGAEKFVDIKCRLSGLKPNAVVIVATVRALKSHGGVAKADLNQENLEALKKGVPNLLKHVENVTQNYGLPAVVAINRFPTDTEAELMFIEEECKKLGVNVALSEVWGKGGAGGVKLAEEVLKLIDKGDNNFKFVYDVNLPVKEKIKAIATKIYGAEGVDFVGSSTQDIENIEKIGYGNLPICMAKTQYSLSDDPKKLGRPEGFRISIRAAKVSAGAGFIVALTGDIMTLPGLPKVPAAEKIDVDNTGKISGLF; from the coding sequence ATGACTTTTAAAAGTGACATCGAAATTGCTCAGGAAGCAAAACCCCAGGTTATCAATGAGATTGCAGAAAAATTGAACATTAACCCGGAGTATGTTGAAAACTACGGCAAATACAAAGCAAAAATAGACTACAATATTTTGAGTCAAATGAAGGATAAACCCGATGCCAAGCTTATCTTAGTTACTGCTATTAACCCTACCCCTGCAGGTGAAGGCAAAACAACAACAACAGTGGGTCTTGGTGATGCCCTTTCTTACATAGGTAAGAAGACCGTTATTGCTTTAAGGGAGCCATCCCTGGGCCCAGTATTTGGTGTAAAGGGAGGAGCCGCAGGTGGTGGCTATGCCCAGGTAATACCTATGGAAGACATAAACCTCCATTTTACCGGTGACCTGCATGCTATCGGGGCTGCAAACAACCTCATTGCCGCTATGCTTGATAACCATATTTACCAAGGAAATGAACTGGATATTGATGTAAGAAGAATAACCTGGAAGCGCTGCCTGGATATGAATGATCGCCAGTTAAGATTCCTTGTAAACGGTCTAGGCGGTAAGGCTAACGGAGTACCCAGAGAAGATGGCTTCGATATAACCGTGGCATCAGAAATAATGGCCATACTCTGTCTCTCCAATGACTTAGAAGATCTTAAAAAGCGAGTGGAAAAAATAATAATCGGCTACAACCGTAAGGGTGAGCCAGTCACCGCCGGTGACATCAAGGCTCAGGGTGCTGTAGCCGCCCTTCTGAAGGATGCCTTAAAGCCTAACTTGGTTCAGACCTTAGAGCATACCCCCGCCTTCATTCATGGCGGTCCCTTTGCCAACATCGCTCACGGTTGTAACAGTGTTATGGCCACCAAGATGGCTATGAAGCTGGGTGACTATGTGGTAACAGAAGCCGGATTCGGTGCAGACTTAGGTGCAGAGAAATTCGTAGATATCAAGTGCCGCTTAAGTGGCCTCAAACCAAATGCTGTAGTAATAGTAGCCACAGTGAGAGCACTAAAATCCCATGGGGGCGTCGCTAAAGCTGATCTAAACCAGGAAAATCTGGAAGCACTGAAAAAAGGCGTGCCCAACCTCTTAAAGCACGTAGAAAACGTAACCCAAAACTATGGTCTACCAGCAGTGGTAGCCATTAACCGATTCCCCACCGACACGGAAGCCGAGCTTATGTTCATAGAGGAAGAGTGCAAGAAGCTAGGAGTAAATGTAGCTCTATCGGAAGTATGGGGCAAAGGCGGAGCCGGCGGTGTTAAACTTGCCGAGGAAGTATTAAAGCTTATTGACAAAGGTGACAACAACTTTAAGTTTGTCTATGATGTAAACCTGCCAGTAAAGGAAAAAATCAAAGCCATTGCCACCAAAATTTACGGAGCCGAGGGTGTGGACTTTGTCGGTTCAAGTACTCAAGATATAGAGAACATTGAAAAAATCGGTTATGGCAATCTCCCTATCTGTATGGCCAAAACCCAGTATTCCTTATCCGATGATCCTAAGAAATTAGGGAGACCGGAAGGATTCAGAATATCTATTCGCGCTGCTAAGGTTTCAGCAGGTGCGGGCTTTATCGTAGCCCTAACTGGAGATATTATGACTTTACCTGGTTTACCCAAAGTGCCTGCCGCAGAGAAAATTGATGTGGATAATACCGGAAAGATTTCCGGGCTGTTTTAA
- a CDS encoding cyclodeaminase/cyclohydrolase family protein has translation MLEKSAREFLELLASKEPVPGGGSACAYVGALGMALGCMVGNLTVGKKKYVHVEEDIKALLEKGYAIISDLTELVQKDIEAFYPLSRAYGLPGNTDEEKKYKEEKLQTALEGASLVPLDIARLCTRAIDLQAEFCEKGTRIAISDVGVGVAFCEAALKGAKLNVLINTKIMKNLALKEKIESELKQIEDEYIKKAQVIFAKVENMITGGGN, from the coding sequence ATGCTTGAAAAAAGCGCCCGTGAATTCTTAGAACTCCTTGCATCAAAGGAACCTGTACCAGGCGGCGGTTCGGCCTGTGCTTATGTCGGCGCCTTAGGCATGGCTTTAGGCTGTATGGTAGGTAACCTCACCGTTGGTAAGAAGAAATACGTCCACGTAGAAGAAGATATTAAAGCCCTTTTAGAAAAGGGATATGCAATAATTTCTGATCTGACAGAACTTGTTCAGAAAGATATTGAGGCCTTTTATCCACTTTCACGGGCTTATGGTTTGCCCGGCAATACCGATGAGGAAAAGAAATATAAAGAAGAAAAGCTGCAGACGGCTTTAGAAGGAGCAAGTTTAGTGCCTTTAGATATTGCCCGCTTGTGTACTAGAGCAATAGACCTACAGGCTGAGTTTTGTGAAAAGGGTACTCGTATAGCCATTAGTGATGTAGGGGTTGGTGTGGCCTTCTGCGAGGCGGCTCTTAAGGGAGCTAAACTCAATGTATTAATCAATACAAAGATAATGAAAAATCTAGCACTTAAAGAAAAAATAGAAAGTGAATTGAAACAAATAGAGGATGAATATATCAAAAAGGCCCAAGTCATATTCGCGAAAGTCGAAAACATGATTACAGGAGGGGGCAACTAA
- a CDS encoding bifunctional 5,10-methylenetetrahydrofolate dehydrogenase/5,10-methenyltetrahydrofolate cyclohydrolase, translating into MTAILQAKPVVQALKEKIQEEVKGLKDKGITPTMGIIRVGQRPDDVYYENSIIKNCQSVGIEAKVYAVPETISMEEFVRLINQANRDSDIHGILIFRPFPAHLDEDIVKHLIDPEKDIDCMNPVNLEKVFEGETEGLVPCTPAAVIETLKYYGYPLQGANVAVIGRSLVVGKPLAMMFLKENSTVTICHSRTKNMPDITKQADIVVAAIGKAKAIDEKYFTEKSVVIDVGINDAGDGKICGDVDYEGVINKVAAITPVPGGVGTVTTTILLKHVLIACKKQTR; encoded by the coding sequence ATGACTGCTATTCTCCAGGCCAAACCTGTTGTGCAGGCCCTGAAAGAAAAAATCCAGGAAGAAGTAAAAGGCCTGAAAGACAAAGGCATAACCCCTACCATGGGAATTATTCGGGTTGGTCAGCGACCTGATGATGTATACTACGAGAACAGCATCATCAAGAACTGCCAGTCAGTGGGCATTGAGGCAAAGGTTTATGCTGTGCCTGAAACCATCAGTATGGAAGAATTCGTACGCCTGATAAATCAGGCAAACAGGGATTCGGATATCCACGGTATTCTCATCTTTAGACCCTTTCCTGCCCATTTGGACGAGGATATTGTAAAACACTTAATTGATCCTGAAAAAGATATCGACTGTATGAATCCTGTTAATTTAGAAAAAGTATTTGAGGGTGAAACAGAAGGACTGGTACCATGTACTCCCGCTGCTGTGATTGAGACCTTAAAATATTATGGATATCCCTTACAGGGTGCCAATGTGGCCGTAATCGGTCGAAGCCTGGTGGTAGGAAAACCCCTGGCTATGATGTTCCTGAAGGAAAACTCCACGGTAACCATCTGTCATTCCAGAACCAAAAACATGCCCGACATTACTAAGCAGGCGGATATCGTAGTGGCTGCTATTGGGAAAGCAAAGGCTATAGATGAGAAATATTTCACAGAGAAGTCTGTGGTTATTGATGTAGGTATTAATGATGCCGGAGACGGCAAAATATGCGGTGATGTGGACTATGAGGGAGTAATTAACAAGGTAGCAGCAATAACACCCGTACCTGGCGGTGTAGGTACAGTCACCACCACCATCCTGTTAAAACATGTATTAATAGCCTGCAAGAAGCAAACAAGGTAG
- a CDS encoding formate/nitrite transporter family protein — MQDKRYLTPQEISDTCTNIGIKKCSICNKKLFVLAILGGMYIAFGASSANMAIHNLPASAVGIKKLIAGTIFPVGLMMIIIAGGELFTGNNLITVAALQKKVSWKALLNNWIIVYLGNFIGAFLLAWLLFNSGIFNTSQGLLGELHIKIAQEKLNLTFSQAFIRGILCNVLVALAVWMSYAATGIVDKIFAIWFPVMVFIIGGYEHCIANMYYIPAGMITAGSNAASLGLTWPAFIVKNLIPVTLGNIVGGAVVVGGFYWFIYCNEASSVVKETVPGFMKPQLTVKE; from the coding sequence ATGCAGGATAAAAGATATCTTACACCTCAGGAAATTAGTGACACTTGCACAAATATAGGTATAAAAAAATGTAGCATATGTAATAAAAAGCTTTTCGTTCTGGCCATTCTGGGAGGGATGTACATTGCCTTCGGAGCCTCTAGCGCCAACATGGCAATTCATAATTTGCCAGCCTCAGCAGTAGGTATCAAAAAGCTCATTGCCGGCACCATCTTTCCTGTGGGCTTGATGATGATTATTATTGCTGGGGGAGAGCTTTTTACCGGAAATAACCTGATAACAGTGGCTGCCCTACAGAAAAAAGTGTCGTGGAAAGCGCTCTTGAATAATTGGATTATTGTGTACTTAGGAAACTTTATTGGGGCTTTCCTGTTAGCGTGGCTTTTGTTTAACAGTGGCATCTTTAATACAAGTCAGGGGCTTTTGGGTGAATTACATATCAAAATTGCCCAGGAAAAATTAAACTTAACTTTTTCTCAGGCCTTTATCCGAGGTATTCTTTGTAATGTTCTGGTAGCCTTAGCAGTTTGGATGAGTTATGCTGCAACGGGAATAGTTGATAAGATTTTTGCCATCTGGTTTCCGGTGATGGTTTTTATCATAGGTGGTTATGAGCACTGTATCGCTAACATGTATTACATTCCTGCAGGTATGATTACCGCCGGTAGTAACGCAGCCAGTTTGGGGTTGACCTGGCCAGCTTTTATTGTAAAGAATCTTATACCCGTTACCCTTGGTAACATCGTGGGCGGTGCCGTAGTAGTAGGCGGTTTCTACTGGTTTATCTACTGTAACGAAGCTTCCTCCGTGGTTAAGGAGACTGTACCTGGTTTTATGAAACCTCAATTGACAGTAAAGGAATGA
- a CDS encoding folate family ECF transporter S component: protein MQKNRKLVEGALLIAISVILTRYMSIKISVLGVDGVRIGLGVMPIIIAGLRNGAFEGAKVGALADIIGYALSPGGAYMPHFTLTSALNGILPPLLIGKKENINSGRIIFSVGLTFLITSMILVPYFLNILFGIPYKVIFLPRLISFILNVFLMNTTLIVLEKRVNILSFDKALAH, encoded by the coding sequence ATGCAAAAAAACCGTAAGCTGGTGGAAGGTGCCCTTTTAATAGCTATCAGTGTCATTCTTACACGATATATGAGTATTAAAATATCTGTATTGGGTGTGGATGGGGTAAGAATCGGTCTTGGTGTTATGCCTATCATTATTGCTGGTTTGAGAAATGGGGCATTTGAGGGAGCTAAAGTCGGCGCCTTGGCTGATATTATTGGTTATGCTCTAAGCCCTGGCGGCGCCTACATGCCTCATTTCACCTTAACTAGCGCCTTAAACGGCATACTACCCCCATTATTAATAGGGAAGAAAGAAAACATTAACTCTGGGCGGATTATCTTTTCTGTGGGTCTCACATTCCTAATAACCAGTATGATTTTGGTGCCATATTTTTTGAATATACTTTTTGGTATTCCCTATAAGGTAATCTTTCTACCCCGACTCATCTCTTTCATCCTTAATGTGTTTTTAATGAATACAACCCTGATTGTTTTGGAAAAGAGAGTTAACATTCTTTCCTTTGATAAGGCTTTGGCCCATTAG
- a CDS encoding FmdE family protein, whose translation MDKNLWERCVQFHGHECPDLAIGYKAVEAVREQLGIRFSTDKAI comes from the coding sequence TTGGATAAGAACTTGTGGGAAAGATGTGTGCAGTTTCATGGTCATGAGTGCCCGGATCTGGCCATAGGATATAAAGCAGTAGAAGCGGTTAGAGAACAATTAGGGATTCGTTTCTCCACCGATAAAGCTATATGA
- a CDS encoding helix-hairpin-helix domain-containing protein, translating to MFQSNGVSTAYAVKIYKTYGNESIDIVKANPYRLADDIWGIGFKTADKIAGQMGFERNSFERCRSGIIYVLNELANEGHCYATREQLLDEAEKMLELEKPLIGETLERMIAEKTAIADEDNAIFLPPFYHSEWVQPKELKKSLWLKALIKH from the coding sequence TTGTTCCAAAGTAATGGGGTTTCTACAGCTTATGCAGTAAAAATATATAAAACCTATGGCAATGAGAGTATCGATATCGTGAAAGCTAATCCTTACAGGCTGGCAGATGATATTTGGGGCATTGGCTTCAAAACTGCCGATAAAATCGCAGGGCAGATGGGATTTGAAAGGAATTCCTTTGAGCGCTGCCGCTCAGGGATTATTTATGTATTAAATGAGTTGGCCAACGAAGGCCATTGCTACGCAACAAGGGAGCAGCTTTTAGATGAGGCAGAGAAGATGCTGGAGCTTGAAAAACCTTTGATTGGTGAGACCCTTGAAAGAATGATTGCAGAAAAGACAGCCATAGCCGATGAAGATAACGCTATTTTTCTTCCCCCCTTTTATCATAGTGAATGGGTGCAGCCAAAAGAATTAAAGAAATCCTTGTGGTTAAAAGCCCTTATCAAACATTAG
- a CDS encoding LysR substrate-binding domain-containing protein: protein MIVDTLKVFVTVIEQKSFSRAADILYISQPSVSLHIRNLENELGTKLLHRSSKHVEPTQSGDILYQHAKKILLLYEEAKQKINLLKNEVTGSLKIGASFTIGEYILPALLAELAVQYPKVDIEVAIDNTEEIAQKIHSNHLDIGLVEGNVSHVDLNIQTFAKDEMILVVSNNHPLARLPVVTTEDLQDQVWILRESGSGTRAFSDLLIEDLGLRVKRSFVFGSNEGVKQAVIAGLGIALVSCLIIRKELDAEELTALHIKEKHLFRSLSILRPKEPTTSKAVEIFMEKLLSSEK, encoded by the coding sequence ATGATTGTTGACACACTCAAAGTATTCGTTACCGTCATCGAACAAAAAAGTTTTTCACGTGCAGCCGACATCCTATATATATCTCAACCCAGTGTAAGCTTACACATCCGGAACCTCGAAAATGAACTGGGAACAAAACTCCTTCATCGATCATCGAAACATGTAGAGCCAACCCAGTCTGGCGATATCCTCTATCAGCACGCCAAAAAGATTCTCTTGCTTTATGAAGAAGCCAAACAGAAGATCAACCTGTTGAAAAATGAGGTCACAGGTTCTTTAAAAATTGGTGCCAGTTTTACCATCGGGGAATACATCCTTCCAGCACTCCTGGCGGAGTTGGCCGTCCAGTATCCCAAAGTTGATATAGAGGTTGCTATTGACAACACGGAGGAGATTGCCCAGAAAATCCACTCCAATCACCTTGACATTGGACTGGTGGAAGGGAACGTTAGTCATGTGGATTTGAATATCCAAACGTTCGCCAAAGATGAAATGATTTTAGTGGTGTCAAACAATCATCCCTTGGCCCGTCTGCCCGTTGTCACAACTGAAGATTTGCAAGATCAGGTATGGATTCTCAGGGAAAGCGGATCCGGTACCCGTGCTTTTTCCGATCTTCTGATTGAGGATTTGGGACTACGAGTTAAGCGGTCTTTTGTTTTTGGAAGCAATGAAGGAGTGAAACAGGCGGTTATTGCAGGCCTGGGCATCGCCCTAGTTTCCTGTTTAATCATACGCAAAGAGTTAGATGCAGAGGAACTAACCGCTCTACACATCAAAGAAAAACACCTCTTCCGCTCCCTGTCTATCTTAAGGCCAAAAGAGCCAACAACCTCCAAAGCGGTAGAGATATTCATGGAAAAACTCCTATCCTCAGAAAAATAA
- a CDS encoding DsrE family protein has protein sequence MLPYKILFHVNELNRWPVALLNLRNLIKDTGSENIQAEVVANGPAVLLYATSPEIGEKLPPTWNNEFRQQLLRDMQELRELGIPFLACANALKMNALEEKSLHPFVTVIPAGITEIVKKQAEGYGYVKP, from the coding sequence ATGTTGCCCTACAAGATTCTGTTTCACGTTAATGAGCTTAATCGTTGGCCTGTCGCTTTGCTTAACCTGCGCAACTTAATTAAAGACACCGGATCAGAAAACATCCAAGCTGAGGTCGTCGCCAACGGCCCTGCGGTTCTTCTCTATGCTACTTCCCCGGAGATCGGGGAAAAACTGCCGCCAACCTGGAACAATGAATTCCGTCAACAGCTCCTGCGGGACATGCAGGAGCTTCGGGAGCTGGGCATTCCTTTTCTTGCCTGCGCTAATGCCTTGAAGATGAATGCCTTGGAAGAGAAGTCTCTCCACCCCTTCGTGACCGTCATCCCGGCAGGTATTACGGAGATCGTCAAGAAACAGGCTGAGGGTTACGGTTATGTCAAACCCTGA
- a CDS encoding YeiH family protein, with translation MLQQERESSLRKQDVLRQVRKGVSFSAPAAEQTNWGPFTLGILFTLTIAAAGTALAYLPGLNRVGAMLTSILLAVVYRNIKGYPESLREGIRFSGHKILRFAIILYGFKLNIDVVLHKGMTLLLYDALSIVLAIGVTMLVARLIGAEKQLSLLLGIGTGVCGAAAIAAVAPILNTDDEETAIGVGIVALMGTVFTLTYTFLRGYLPLSPVEYGVWSGVSLHEIAHVAAAAAPAGTEALAEGLLAKLGRVFLMLPLSFILASWMRRKGNAEVKQSTPFPWFLVGFMLTSLMGTYLPIPQAVLNTISTVASFFLAAAMVGLGLNVHLANLRTRALRPLTAMFAASLVVSVVSYFILQF, from the coding sequence ATGTTACAACAAGAAAGAGAGAGTTCACTTCGCAAACAGGATGTGTTGCGACAAGTGAGGAAAGGAGTGTCTTTTTCAGCACCTGCAGCGGAACAAACAAACTGGGGTCCGTTTACGTTAGGCATTCTGTTTACCCTGACCATTGCCGCAGCAGGGACTGCCTTGGCTTATCTTCCAGGGCTAAATCGTGTCGGGGCGATGTTAACTTCGATCCTGCTTGCTGTCGTTTACCGAAATATCAAGGGATATCCCGAGTCCTTGAGGGAAGGAATCCGCTTTTCGGGGCACAAAATACTGCGTTTTGCCATCATCCTTTACGGCTTTAAATTAAATATTGATGTTGTTTTGCATAAGGGGATGACTCTACTGCTCTATGATGCGCTGAGCATTGTTTTGGCCATTGGAGTAACGATGCTGGTTGCCAGGTTGATAGGGGCCGAAAAACAGCTGTCCCTTCTTTTGGGGATCGGAACAGGGGTCTGCGGAGCGGCAGCCATTGCCGCGGTTGCTCCGATTCTGAATACGGATGATGAAGAGACCGCCATCGGGGTGGGCATCGTTGCACTCATGGGCACCGTTTTTACCCTCACTTACACTTTCTTGCGCGGCTACCTTCCCTTGAGTCCTGTGGAATACGGAGTATGGAGCGGTGTCAGTCTGCATGAGATTGCTCATGTCGCCGCTGCGGCGGCACCTGCCGGCACGGAGGCTTTGGCAGAAGGACTGCTTGCAAAGTTGGGGCGTGTCTTCCTCATGCTTCCCTTGAGCTTTATTCTGGCTTCCTGGATGCGCCGGAAAGGAAATGCAGAAGTAAAACAAAGCACACCGTTCCCTTGGTTTCTTGTCGGGTTCATGCTGACCAGCCTCATGGGAACATACTTGCCGATCCCGCAAGCCGTTTTGAATACCATTTCCACCGTGGCCTCCTTTTTCCTGGCTGCAGCTATGGTCGGTTTAGGATTGAATGTACATCTTGCTAACCTGAGAACGCGGGCCTTGCGTCCCTTAACGGCTATGTTTGCCGCTTCGCTCGTGGTGTCCGTCGTTTCTTACTTTATTTTGCAGTTCTGA
- a CDS encoding universal stress protein — protein MDIRSILVGLDGSKSSRKALQAAVDLSRKLNAKVTTLTVVHLPDFSPGGGEVKELEQAEKYYQPLLQEVQAYGSTLGCDITTVILKGHPTERLLQYAEDNQVDLIVIGTRGLGGFKKLLMGSVAQKVVSYSKIPVMVIRE, from the coding sequence ATGGATATTCGCAGCATTCTTGTTGGTCTTGACGGTTCAAAAAGCAGCAGAAAAGCCTTGCAAGCTGCCGTGGATTTAAGCCGGAAACTCAATGCCAAGGTCACAACGTTGACGGTTGTGCATTTGCCGGATTTCAGCCCAGGCGGAGGCGAAGTGAAGGAACTTGAGCAGGCAGAGAAATACTATCAGCCTTTGCTGCAGGAGGTACAGGCTTATGGTTCAACGCTCGGGTGTGACATTACTACGGTGATCCTGAAGGGCCATCCGACAGAACGGTTGCTCCAATATGCTGAGGATAACCAGGTGGATCTAATAGTCATCGGGACCCGCGGCTTAGGGGGATTCAAAAAGCTGCTTATGGGCAGTGTAGCGCAAAAAGTTGTAAGCTATTCCAAGATTCCGGTTATGGTCATCCGGGAGTGA